The following proteins are co-located in the Pseudoalteromonas sp. N1230-9 genome:
- the map gene encoding type I methionyl aminopeptidase, giving the protein MSAVIKTPEEIEKMRVAGRLAAEVLEMIEPHVVPGVTTDELNTICHDYIVNVQDAIPAPLNYHGFPKSICTSVNHVICHGIPNDKPLKEGDSVNIDVTVIKDGYHGDTSKMFHVGTPNIQGKRLAEVTQESLYLAIKMVKPGVRLGDIGAAIQKYAESFSYSIVREYCGHGIGAEFHEEPQVMHYGKAGTGEVLKAGMCLTIEPMVNAGKRQCKLLKDDWTVVTKDRSLSAQWEHTLLVTENGVEILTLRSDDTIDRIIEH; this is encoded by the coding sequence ATGAGTGCTGTGATCAAGACCCCTGAAGAAATCGAAAAAATGCGTGTTGCCGGGCGCTTAGCCGCCGAGGTACTTGAAATGATTGAACCGCATGTGGTGCCAGGTGTAACCACAGATGAACTAAATACAATTTGTCACGATTATATTGTTAACGTTCAAGATGCTATTCCAGCACCACTTAACTATCACGGTTTCCCAAAATCAATTTGTACCTCAGTGAACCATGTAATTTGTCACGGTATCCCAAATGACAAACCACTTAAAGAAGGTGACAGCGTCAATATTGATGTAACTGTAATCAAAGACGGTTACCATGGCGATACATCTAAAATGTTCCATGTTGGTACACCTAATATCCAAGGTAAGCGCCTTGCTGAAGTAACTCAAGAAAGCCTGTACCTTGCCATTAAAATGGTAAAACCTGGCGTTCGCTTAGGTGACATTGGTGCTGCGATTCAAAAATATGCTGAAAGCTTTAGCTATTCGATTGTACGTGAATACTGTGGTCACGGTATTGGTGCAGAGTTCCACGAAGAGCCACAAGTTATGCACTATGGCAAAGCAGGTACTGGTGAAGTATTAAAAGCGGGCATGTGCTTAACAATCGAACCTATGGTTAATGCGGGTAAACGCCAATGTAAGTTGCTTAAAGATGACTGGACTGTCGTAACAAAAGACCGTTCATTGTCTGCACAGTGGGAACATACGCTGTTAGTGACTGAAAATGGTGTTGAAATTTTAACGCTCCGATCAGATGATACTATTGACAGGATCATCGAACACTAG
- the glnD gene encoding [protein-PII] uridylyltransferase, with protein MALPNKVKKLLSQAEQLSDYRDCSSYFYKWLQNEFSKQPVSNLINARAEFIDRLLIKLFHDYDLAHESDLALIAVGGYGRGELHPYSDIDFMLLVSEQPSDAVCEKIGQFVTMLWDLNLEIGHSVRTIEQALEQKREDVTFATSLLESRLIFGNHIEFEKLKRHLDDTPIWRSDEFFLAKVQEQNLRHKKCHGTAYNLEPNIKENPGGLRDLQTIIWVAKKHFRAETLQELINHGYLTHEEYQELSECLENLWNIRFALHIAAGRSENRLLFDHQPHAAEILGFGSDGKASVERMMKRLFRIMSRVRELNQMLLSYFEQSILPGAGELPVVELDRNFERIGHQIRVKNPSVFFRRDQLFVLFEHIADNPEITHIYPSTIRTMRQVRRRLLGDLQDYAACREAFLRLVKHPNGMGRAFTLMHKHGMIAAYLPQWRNIFGQMQFDLFHAYTVDEHTHKLINNIYKYFDKSKVSEFPLCSEIVTRMDKPELLYLAGIFHDIAKGRGGDHSELGSVDALAFAKLHRFPASDGKLISWLVANHLLMSVTAQRKDINDPDVIKDFASKVKTERQLDYLYCLTLADIRATNDNLWNDWKNTLLRELYLHTQRALRLGLENPMDQRDQIRDKKQQAKQRLLNHGCNEDQIDLIWSRFKANYFTAFSEQQISWHTEHLLSCEDLSQPSVMVSDTAMHGGTQVFAYSPYSGGLFARLVSVIGSKKAQIQHAQVLTTKDGYVLFSFVILEVNGDPIASNRAQGIKRALDAAISDPKKKIRFKKNRSQRFKDFNIKPKIVLRPHARKDRSLIEIQAVDIPGLLTKIAEVFQAHLLHIHAARITTVGERAEDFFVVSNNEYQALTDEEQAKIHQALRKKLNAETE; from the coding sequence GTGGCATTACCCAATAAAGTAAAGAAGTTGCTTAGCCAAGCTGAGCAACTTAGCGACTATCGCGACTGTTCAAGTTATTTTTACAAATGGCTTCAGAACGAATTTTCTAAACAACCCGTCAGCAACTTAATCAATGCCCGCGCTGAGTTTATCGATCGCTTATTGATTAAACTGTTTCATGACTATGACCTTGCGCACGAAAGTGATTTGGCCCTTATCGCAGTAGGTGGTTATGGCCGTGGCGAATTGCACCCCTACTCCGACATCGACTTTATGTTGCTAGTAAGCGAGCAGCCAAGTGATGCGGTGTGTGAAAAGATTGGTCAATTCGTCACTATGCTTTGGGATCTCAACTTAGAAATTGGTCACAGCGTTCGTACCATAGAACAAGCATTAGAACAAAAGCGCGAAGACGTGACGTTTGCCACCAGCTTACTCGAAAGCCGACTCATTTTCGGTAATCATATTGAGTTTGAAAAGCTCAAAAGACATTTAGACGATACACCCATTTGGCGCTCTGATGAATTCTTTTTGGCGAAAGTGCAAGAACAGAATTTACGTCATAAAAAGTGTCACGGTACAGCCTATAACCTTGAGCCGAATATTAAAGAAAACCCGGGTGGTTTACGTGATTTACAAACCATTATATGGGTGGCAAAAAAACACTTTAGAGCAGAAACATTACAAGAGCTCATTAATCACGGCTATCTTACTCACGAAGAATATCAAGAACTCTCTGAATGCTTAGAGAACTTATGGAATATTCGATTTGCGCTGCACATCGCTGCGGGTCGCTCTGAAAACCGCTTATTGTTTGATCATCAACCTCACGCTGCTGAAATACTTGGTTTTGGTAGTGATGGTAAAGCTTCCGTTGAGCGCATGATGAAACGCTTATTCCGAATTATGAGCCGCGTACGTGAGCTTAATCAAATGCTGCTTTCATACTTTGAGCAAAGCATTTTACCGGGCGCAGGTGAGTTACCTGTCGTTGAGCTCGATCGTAACTTTGAGCGTATTGGTCATCAAATTCGGGTAAAAAACCCATCGGTGTTTTTCCGCCGTGATCAACTATTTGTGTTGTTCGAGCATATTGCTGACAACCCTGAAATCACCCATATTTACCCAAGTACCATCCGTACAATGCGCCAAGTACGACGCCGTTTACTCGGTGATTTACAAGATTACGCAGCCTGCCGCGAAGCATTTTTACGACTTGTTAAGCATCCTAACGGCATGGGTCGTGCATTCACGCTTATGCACAAGCACGGCATGATTGCAGCCTATTTACCGCAATGGCGAAATATTTTTGGACAAATGCAGTTTGACCTCTTTCATGCTTACACCGTGGATGAGCACACGCATAAATTAATCAACAATATTTACAAGTATTTTGATAAATCAAAAGTCAGCGAGTTTCCGCTATGTAGTGAAATTGTCACGCGCATGGATAAACCTGAGCTACTTTATTTAGCAGGTATTTTCCATGATATTGCCAAAGGTCGTGGTGGCGATCACTCAGAGCTTGGCTCTGTAGACGCCCTTGCCTTTGCTAAGCTTCACCGCTTCCCTGCATCCGATGGTAAACTCATTTCATGGCTTGTTGCTAATCATTTACTCATGTCGGTCACGGCGCAGCGTAAAGATATCAATGACCCTGATGTCATTAAAGACTTTGCCAGCAAAGTAAAAACGGAGCGTCAACTCGATTACTTATATTGTTTAACATTAGCCGATATTCGTGCCACCAACGATAACTTGTGGAACGATTGGAAAAATACCCTACTACGAGAGCTTTATTTACACACCCAGCGCGCACTTCGTTTAGGGCTTGAAAACCCGATGGATCAACGTGACCAAATTCGTGATAAAAAACAACAAGCTAAACAACGCTTATTGAACCACGGCTGTAACGAAGATCAGATCGACTTAATTTGGAGTCGTTTTAAAGCCAATTACTTTACCGCTTTTAGTGAACAACAAATTTCGTGGCACACCGAACACTTACTCAGTTGTGAGGACTTAAGCCAGCCCAGTGTGATGGTATCTGATACCGCCATGCATGGGGGAACGCAAGTATTTGCTTATAGTCCATACTCAGGCGGGCTGTTCGCTCGTTTAGTTAGTGTCATCGGCTCAAAAAAAGCACAAATTCAACATGCACAAGTCCTCACAACGAAAGACGGTTATGTGCTGTTTAGTTTTGTTATTCTGGAAGTGAATGGCGATCCAATTGCCAGTAACCGTGCGCAAGGAATTAAACGTGCACTAGACGCTGCAATTAGTGACCCTAAAAAGAAAATCCGTTTTAAGAAGAACCGTTCACAGCGTTTTAAAGACTTTAATATTAAACCCAAAATTGTGCTTCGACCACATGCCCGAAAAGATCGCAGTTTAATCGAAATTCAGGCCGTGGATATCCCTGGGTTACTCACGAAAATTGCCGAAGTGTTTCAAGCACACTTATTACATATTCATGCCGCACGGATCACCACTGTCGGTGAACGTGCAGAAGATTTCTTCGTGGTATCAAATAACGAATACCAAGCATTAACAGACGAAGAACAAGCAAAAATTCATCAAGCATTGCGTAAAAAACTCAACGCAGAAACCGAATAA
- the dapD gene encoding 2,3,4,5-tetrahydropyridine-2,6-dicarboxylate N-succinyltransferase, producing the protein MSDLKTMIENAWDNRDSISPSTVSSDVKQAIIDALELLDSGAARVAEKISGEWVVHQWLKKAVLLSFRIRDNQPMNDGVNQFYDKVPLKFSDYTPEQFQHGGMRVVPNAVARKGSFVGKNVVLMPSYVNIGAYVDEGTMVDTWATVGSCAQIGKNVHLSGGVGIGGVLEPLQANPTIIEDNCFIGARSEIVEGVVVEEGAVISMGVYISQSTRIYDRETGEIHYGRVPAGAVVVPGSLPSKDGSHSLYAAIIVKKVDQQTREKVGINALLRSIDE; encoded by the coding sequence ATGTCAGATTTAAAAACCATGATCGAAAACGCCTGGGACAACCGCGATAGCATCAGCCCAAGCACGGTATCAAGCGACGTAAAACAAGCTATTATCGACGCACTTGAACTACTTGATAGCGGCGCTGCACGTGTTGCTGAAAAAATCAGTGGTGAGTGGGTTGTACATCAGTGGTTGAAAAAAGCAGTGCTATTATCTTTTCGTATTCGTGATAACCAGCCAATGAACGATGGTGTTAATCAGTTTTACGACAAAGTACCACTTAAATTTAGCGACTATACTCCAGAGCAATTCCAACATGGTGGCATGCGTGTTGTGCCAAATGCAGTTGCTCGTAAAGGGAGTTTCGTAGGCAAAAACGTGGTACTCATGCCATCTTATGTCAACATTGGCGCTTACGTTGATGAAGGGACGATGGTTGATACATGGGCAACCGTTGGCTCGTGTGCTCAAATTGGTAAAAACGTACACTTATCTGGTGGTGTAGGCATAGGTGGCGTACTTGAACCACTACAAGCAAACCCTACGATTATCGAAGACAACTGCTTTATTGGCGCACGCTCTGAGATTGTTGAAGGTGTTGTCGTTGAAGAAGGTGCAGTTATTTCAATGGGTGTTTATATCAGCCAAAGTACGCGCATTTATGACCGTGAAACAGGTGAGATCCATTACGGTCGCGTACCTGCCGGTGCAGTTGTTGTACCAGGCTCATTGCCTTCAAAAGATGGTTCACACAGCCTTTACGCTGCCATCATAGTGAAAAAAGTTGATCAACAAACTCGCGAAAAAGTGGGTATTAATGCCCTCCTTCGTTCAATTGACGAGTAA
- a CDS encoding efflux RND transporter permease subunit, with translation MNLTRSSLKNPASVIVILVLIILFGALSIFKLPIQLTPDIEQPQITIFSGWRQAAPEEIESVIIEPLENAVKNTPGALEINTNINRGNGSITLTFAVGQNMQQAMLDVLTSLNQAPPLPLDAFDPVVFAGGNNREAAATLLVTPKNYNSDSLDLDMAQFQKQIDEFIEPRLARIPGVARVDLASERPKELRITFDPHKAAALGISLDQITTVLASSRDTSGGLANVGRRQYTVRFTGQYDLSSMAQMRVGYSGDRPIYLGDIASVERTFSDRLGMSGRNGKPAYYIRVSRANEANTVALLDEINLAIKELNEGPLAENGLSIELSFDASVHIRNALSLVKSNLGLGVLLSCLILWLFFRGLKATFVIAATIPISLMVAFLTLNIFDRSLNVISLAGLAFAVGLVLDAAIIVQENIVRLKNEGFDSKKAALKGAAQVTGALFASTTTSVAIFLPILFMAGIEGQLFSDLALTLSIAVIASMVCAITLIPLANHLWPDNKLKPDPFREYWQKLTNLIMTLTNTRVKQIMWISALLGGSILATMTMLPKTDFMPRAPTDGFFFNLNAPAGGNVQFIEEELLMRIKKRLMPYYNGDKEPGIKDFNFFAFGSNAGGFIYSADPQRVEELMKVAREEIFIDLPDTQVFFFRGSMIQVANGGDGRNINIDLTGPNMDELIAGANVALQAVSKAMPAATARPQPRLDMAEPELRLTPNDRRITQAGLTRRDISQAMQAYTGGLFVNEYFDGNERMNVILRGIPWKTPEELKALPIVTPQSGIQTLGELTYIERTVGPTQLRRVNGRRTVSIIVTPPADMSLQEAQNILAEQVMPLVRDSLPQSAGAILAGNAQKMNSAMQEMTINFFLALFILFLLMTALFKSAKDSALVLLVMPLAIAGGVLALFILNLFTFQSLDLLTMIGFIILLGLVVNNAILLVDQTRVAMAAGLNREDAVRQAVLLRARPVYLSTLTSLFGMLPLMLMPGVGSEIYRGLATVIVGGMAISALFTLILMPSLLQLGRQQPPIKTKQKPKTTPLSLVSNQ, from the coding sequence ATGAATCTGACACGAAGTTCGCTAAAGAACCCCGCGAGCGTTATTGTCATCTTGGTGCTGATTATATTGTTTGGCGCATTAAGTATTTTTAAGCTGCCCATTCAGCTCACACCGGATATAGAGCAACCACAGATCACGATTTTTTCTGGCTGGCGTCAAGCTGCTCCTGAAGAGATCGAATCAGTCATCATTGAACCGCTTGAAAATGCAGTAAAAAACACCCCTGGTGCTTTAGAGATTAATACAAATATTAATCGTGGCAATGGGTCTATCACACTCACCTTTGCTGTTGGACAAAATATGCAACAAGCCATGCTTGATGTACTGACAAGTCTTAATCAAGCGCCTCCTTTACCTTTAGATGCTTTTGACCCTGTTGTATTTGCTGGCGGCAACAACCGTGAAGCAGCAGCTACGTTACTCGTTACACCCAAAAACTATAACAGCGACAGTCTTGATTTAGACATGGCGCAATTTCAAAAACAAATCGACGAATTTATAGAGCCACGCTTGGCACGTATTCCTGGTGTTGCCCGTGTTGATTTAGCCAGTGAACGTCCGAAAGAACTACGCATCACTTTCGACCCTCACAAAGCCGCTGCACTGGGTATAAGCCTTGATCAAATTACCACTGTGTTAGCCAGCTCACGCGATACCTCTGGTGGACTTGCTAATGTAGGACGTCGTCAATATACCGTACGTTTTACTGGCCAATATGATTTATCGAGCATGGCACAAATGCGCGTTGGCTATTCTGGCGACAGACCCATTTACCTTGGCGATATAGCAAGCGTTGAGCGTACTTTTTCAGATCGTTTAGGCATGAGTGGTCGAAATGGTAAACCTGCTTATTACATTCGTGTTTCTCGCGCAAACGAAGCTAATACCGTTGCTCTACTCGACGAAATTAATCTTGCTATAAAAGAGCTAAATGAAGGACCTCTTGCTGAGAATGGCTTGTCGATTGAATTAAGCTTTGATGCCTCAGTCCATATTCGCAACGCCTTATCACTCGTGAAAAGTAATCTAGGCTTGGGCGTATTACTTTCATGCTTAATCTTATGGCTGTTTTTTCGCGGTCTAAAAGCGACCTTTGTCATTGCAGCGACCATTCCTATTTCCTTAATGGTTGCGTTTTTAACCTTAAATATTTTTGATCGTAGTTTAAATGTCATCTCACTAGCAGGCCTTGCTTTTGCAGTAGGCTTGGTGCTTGATGCCGCCATAATTGTTCAAGAGAACATAGTGAGGCTCAAAAACGAAGGTTTCGATAGTAAAAAAGCTGCGCTAAAAGGAGCTGCACAAGTAACCGGCGCTTTATTTGCATCTACCACCACCAGCGTTGCTATCTTTTTACCAATATTATTTATGGCTGGAATTGAAGGACAACTATTCTCTGATTTAGCACTCACCTTATCAATTGCTGTTATCGCCTCTATGGTGTGTGCTATTACACTCATCCCCTTAGCTAATCACTTGTGGCCTGACAACAAATTAAAACCTGACCCTTTTCGCGAATACTGGCAAAAGCTGACTAACCTCATCATGACTTTGACAAACACACGGGTTAAACAAATCATGTGGATCAGTGCATTGTTAGGTGGCTCAATCTTAGCAACGATGACCATGCTACCTAAAACTGATTTTATGCCACGTGCACCCACTGATGGCTTTTTCTTTAACCTAAACGCACCTGCTGGCGGCAATGTGCAATTTATAGAAGAGGAGCTATTAATGCGAATCAAAAAGCGCCTGATGCCCTACTATAACGGTGATAAAGAGCCGGGGATTAAAGACTTTAACTTCTTTGCGTTTGGTTCAAACGCCGGAGGTTTTATTTACTCAGCAGACCCACAACGAGTAGAAGAGTTAATGAAGGTAGCCCGAGAAGAAATTTTCATTGATTTACCTGATACGCAAGTGTTTTTCTTTAGAGGCTCAATGATCCAAGTTGCCAATGGCGGTGATGGTCGTAATATTAATATCGATTTAACTGGCCCAAATATGGACGAGCTCATTGCCGGTGCCAATGTCGCACTGCAAGCGGTAAGTAAAGCAATGCCTGCTGCAACAGCAAGGCCACAGCCTCGCTTAGATATGGCAGAACCTGAGCTTAGACTGACACCAAATGACCGTCGAATTACTCAAGCGGGTCTGACCCGTCGTGATATATCACAAGCAATGCAAGCCTACACAGGTGGTTTATTTGTTAATGAATACTTTGATGGTAATGAACGCATGAATGTTATTCTGCGCGGTATTCCTTGGAAAACGCCTGAAGAGTTAAAAGCTTTGCCGATTGTTACACCTCAATCAGGTATTCAAACTTTAGGTGAGCTTACCTATATTGAACGAACAGTGGGGCCAACACAACTTAGGCGCGTGAATGGACGTCGAACCGTTAGTATAATTGTGACTCCACCAGCAGACATGAGCCTGCAAGAAGCGCAGAATATTTTAGCTGAGCAAGTCATGCCTCTAGTGCGAGACAGCTTACCACAAAGTGCCGGTGCAATTTTGGCAGGTAACGCCCAAAAGATGAATTCGGCAATGCAGGAAATGACCATCAACTTTTTCTTAGCACTGTTTATTTTATTCTTATTAATGACAGCATTATTTAAATCGGCCAAAGACAGTGCCTTGGTATTACTTGTAATGCCATTAGCAATTGCAGGCGGCGTACTGGCACTATTTATACTCAACTTATTCACCTTCCAATCACTCGATTTACTCACCATGATTGGCTTTATTATCTTGCTTGGTTTAGTCGTAAATAATGCCATTTTGCTAGTTGATCAAACGCGTGTTGCTATGGCAGCAGGACTTAACCGAGAAGACGCAGTTCGCCAAGCTGTGCTACTTCGTGCAAGACCTGTGTACCTGAGTACCTTAACTAGTTTATTTGGTATGTTGCCACTGATGCTAATGCCTGGCGTTGGTTCAGAAATTTATCGTGGTCTTGCAACGGTCATTGTGGGCGGTATGGCTATTAGCGCCCTATTCACCCTTATTTTGATGCCTAGCTTATTACAGCTTGGCAGACAACAGCCACCTATAAAAACCAAACAAAAACCAAAAACAACGCCTTTAAGCTTGGTGTCAAATCAATGA
- a CDS encoding efflux RND transporter periplasmic adaptor subunit translates to MSDKTMNIILRKLTASVCALFSLLVFNVCAVVPVTVEAVTKAQLTSEVEVSGTLYGKSDVTLTAGVSGRLLYVVEPGTLVNKGDTLVRMDTLPLELEKARQQEMLNRAKINLRLYQQELARLEKLAKASSAAASQVDDMQNKHDLALSDIALAKVELSVIDDQLSRATVQAPFDGVISERFKRAGREINRADELVTLLDIHNLEVRLYVPVKYLKFLHKGIELPIKAGDLSNPETTKAQVTAVIPSTDPRSQTVEVRALIKKSSEQLWAIGQLVDVAVPLKTKGDVLLVNRDALILRKQGSHIVKVENNKALQIPVTVGDGKDKLVEVTPLTDITFSAGDMVIIRGAEQLQTGQEVEVQGEL, encoded by the coding sequence ATGAGTGATAAAACAATGAATATAATTTTACGTAAACTAACGGCAAGCGTTTGTGCTCTATTTAGTCTATTGGTGTTTAATGTCTGTGCTGTGGTGCCTGTTACTGTTGAAGCGGTAACCAAAGCCCAGCTAACCAGCGAAGTAGAAGTCAGCGGCACATTATATGGCAAAAGTGATGTAACCCTAACAGCAGGTGTCAGTGGCCGTTTATTATACGTAGTTGAGCCTGGCACTCTCGTCAATAAAGGGGATACGCTGGTGCGTATGGATACTCTGCCACTTGAGCTGGAGAAAGCACGTCAACAAGAAATGCTAAACCGTGCGAAAATCAACTTACGTTTGTATCAGCAGGAGCTAGCTCGATTAGAGAAACTAGCAAAAGCAAGCAGTGCAGCGGCAAGTCAAGTTGATGATATGCAGAATAAACATGACCTCGCTTTATCAGATATTGCATTAGCTAAAGTTGAACTGAGCGTAATTGATGACCAGCTATCGCGTGCAACAGTTCAAGCGCCCTTTGATGGTGTTATAAGTGAACGCTTTAAGCGTGCAGGTCGCGAGATTAACCGTGCTGATGAGCTAGTAACATTACTCGATATTCATAATTTAGAAGTGCGCTTATATGTGCCAGTGAAGTACTTAAAATTTTTGCATAAAGGTATCGAACTTCCAATAAAAGCAGGTGATTTATCGAACCCAGAAACCACCAAAGCACAAGTAACAGCCGTGATCCCATCAACAGATCCGCGTTCACAAACTGTTGAGGTTCGAGCTTTAATAAAGAAAAGCTCGGAGCAACTATGGGCTATTGGCCAACTTGTTGATGTTGCAGTGCCATTAAAGACAAAGGGCGATGTGCTCTTAGTAAACCGCGACGCACTTATCCTGCGTAAGCAAGGCAGCCATATAGTTAAAGTTGAAAATAATAAGGCCTTACAGATCCCCGTAACTGTGGGCGATGGAAAAGATAAGCTGGTTGAAGTGACTCCTCTCACTGATATTACTTTTAGTGCCGGCGATATGGTTATTATTCGAGGTGCTGAACAGTTACAAACAGGTCAGGAAGTTGAGGTACAAGGTGAGCTTTAA
- a CDS encoding BCCT family transporter, with amino-acid sequence MARKTLRSTILLPVFLPAVSIIFLLVLGTISDPEQAGKAFSVTLSWITETFGWFYMLSVAVFLVFIVSIAASSWGNIKLGPAHAEPEYSSLEWFAMLFSAGYGVALLYFGVAEPVLHYSSPPSGAAETIDAAKQAMQIAFFHWGFHIWAIYGVVGLVLAYFAFRHGLPLSIRSALYPLIGDKIHGPIGHCVDIFAILGTLFGIATTLGLSVTQINAGLHYLWEGIPINTTVQIITIAVITGAATISVVAGLDKGVKRLSILNMAIAITLMMFVFFVGSSIHILESFLQNTGSYLSGIVERTFNLQAYTRSDWIGNWTLFIFGWTIAWAPFVGMFIAKISRGRTIRQFVVGVMLVPSLFTFLWFSIFGDTALNLIMNEGLNSLITDVEANHAVALFQLFNALPLSSFASFLTVILIITFFVTSSDSGSLVIDSLASGGSIHTPAWQRVFWAVLEGAVAAVLLLAGGLKALQTMTIASALPFAIIMLLACAGLWRALRIEGHRDVSLQAHTLINKNLDLSLWKHRLKAMIDYPNKQEVYAFINKIVVTAMKEVQSELINRNWQASVDVDTDIGRAYLTVTRHHHVDFVYDIRLTEHAKPSFAYAEPAAADSESQLYYRAEVFLRRGGLSYDIYGFEENDVVKDILDQFENYLHFLDNSPGDLPWDLEKHDDMLDTRKD; translated from the coding sequence ATGGCAAGAAAAACCTTACGCTCAACTATTTTACTACCCGTATTTTTACCGGCAGTCTCTATTATCTTTTTACTTGTGCTTGGTACAATCAGTGACCCTGAACAAGCAGGTAAAGCATTTTCAGTAACGCTATCTTGGATAACAGAAACCTTCGGCTGGTTTTATATGTTATCTGTTGCGGTATTCCTAGTATTTATAGTATCCATAGCAGCCTCTAGCTGGGGTAATATAAAGTTAGGCCCCGCTCACGCAGAACCTGAATATAGCTCATTAGAGTGGTTTGCTATGCTCTTCTCAGCAGGCTATGGTGTAGCACTTCTTTACTTCGGTGTTGCAGAGCCTGTTCTTCACTATTCCTCACCGCCTAGTGGCGCAGCAGAAACTATTGATGCAGCAAAGCAAGCGATGCAAATCGCATTTTTTCACTGGGGCTTCCACATTTGGGCAATTTATGGCGTCGTCGGTCTTGTTCTTGCCTACTTTGCATTTCGCCATGGTCTTCCGTTATCCATTCGCTCAGCCTTATACCCGCTAATTGGTGATAAGATCCATGGCCCTATTGGTCATTGCGTCGATATATTTGCAATTTTGGGGACCCTGTTCGGGATTGCAACCACATTGGGCTTATCTGTTACTCAAATCAATGCAGGCTTACATTATTTGTGGGAAGGTATTCCCATTAATACAACAGTGCAAATTATTACAATCGCCGTCATAACCGGTGCTGCAACTATATCGGTAGTTGCGGGGTTAGATAAGGGAGTAAAACGCTTATCTATACTCAATATGGCTATCGCAATAACGTTAATGATGTTTGTGTTTTTTGTTGGTTCAAGTATCCATATCTTAGAATCATTTTTACAAAATACAGGTAGCTACTTAAGTGGAATTGTAGAAAGAACCTTTAACTTGCAAGCATATACCCGCAGTGACTGGATAGGAAATTGGACACTATTTATCTTTGGCTGGACTATCGCTTGGGCCCCTTTTGTTGGTATGTTTATAGCAAAAATAAGTCGTGGTAGAACAATCAGACAGTTTGTTGTGGGTGTCATGTTAGTGCCAAGTTTATTTACTTTTTTATGGTTTTCCATTTTTGGTGACACAGCATTAAACTTGATAATGAACGAAGGGTTAAATTCACTTATTACTGATGTTGAAGCAAATCACGCTGTTGCTTTATTTCAATTATTCAATGCGTTACCGCTTTCATCATTTGCCTCTTTCTTAACTGTTATTTTGATTATCACGTTCTTCGTGACGTCATCTGACTCGGGTTCATTAGTTATTGATTCATTAGCATCTGGCGGCAGTATTCATACCCCTGCTTGGCAGCGAGTTTTTTGGGCTGTACTCGAAGGTGCTGTTGCTGCGGTATTACTTTTAGCCGGTGGTCTTAAAGCACTTCAAACGATGACCATAGCCAGTGCCCTGCCCTTTGCTATTATTATGCTACTTGCCTGTGCGGGACTATGGCGTGCTCTTCGCATTGAGGGCCACCGAGATGTGAGTCTACAAGCTCATACGCTCATTAATAAAAATTTAGACCTTTCTCTGTGGAAACATCGCTTAAAAGCAATGATTGATTACCCTAATAAGCAAGAGGTGTATGCATTTATAAATAAGATTGTTGTAACTGCAATGAAAGAAGTGCAAAGCGAGCTAATTAACCGTAATTGGCAAGCCTCTGTTGATGTTGACACTGATATTGGCCGAGCATATCTAACAGTAACACGTCATCATCATGTCGACTTTGTATACGACATTAGGCTTACCGAGCATGCTAAACCGAGCTTCGCATATGCCGAGCCCGCTGCTGCAGATAGTGAATCGCAACTGTATTATCGTGCAGAAGTGTTTTTACGTCGCGGTGGGTTGTCATACGATATTTATGGCTTTGAAGAAAATGATGTTGTAAAAGATATTCTCGACCAATTTGAAAACTACTTACACTTTTTAGATAACAGTCCAGGCGATCTTCCTTGGGATCTAGAAAAACATGATGATATGTTAGACACACGCAAAGATTAA